Within the Arthrobacter sp. V1I7 genome, the region CGATGACATCAAGGAGATCTACGCCGTCCGCGAGGCCGTGGAACTGGCCGCCGCAAACACGCTGATGGATGCCGGGCAGGAGAAGATCAACGAGACCTGCGACGTGCTGAAGGGAATCATCAAGGACATGGCGAAGCAGGTTGCCGTGTCCGACTGGCCGGCAATTGCACGACTGGACATGGAATTTCACACCTCCTTCGTTGCCGGCACAGGGAATTCCCGCCTCACCCGGATTTACCAGACACTGGCCGCCGAATCGAGAATGTGCATTCTCAACCTTGAGGTTTCCTACCCCCGGGTGGACGCTCTGGTACAGGAGCACCAGGTCCTCCTGGATCTGCTGGAAGCAGGCGATAGGAAAGGACTCCAGCACGCCATCAAACAGCACCTGCGGCAGGCCGTCGAGGATCTCACCGCCACAATGGCATCGGACGGACAGACGCCATCGAAACGATAACCGTCCGGCCGCGAAGAGCCCCCGGGCATCTGCTGCACAGGGGCTCTTGCACGCTGAACGTGGCGAACTAGGCGGGAAGATCCGCCACGACCCACATCTTGCGGAGCGTCTCGTGGATGGTCCAGGTGCCCTCCCAGCCGGCAGGGGTCACAAACAGAGAACCGGGACCGACATCGAAGCTGCTCCCATCCGGCTCAGTGATGGTGGCGGTCCCGCTCAGGATCTGGCAGATCTCGTCATAGCCGGGCCGTGTGCTCTTGAACTCTCCGGGAGTTACTTCCCAGATGCCCGTCTTCAGGCCGTCCCTGGCCCACAGGCGCAAGGACACCTCGGTCTGGCCGGGCGTGACTGACGTTTCCTTGGACTTGTGCTCCCCCGGGTTCTCGGTTGTTGCATCACTCATGACGGTCGCCTTGACCATAGTTACTCCTTCTTGGGCCATGCCGTGGATGTTCGTGCGGACGTGCCCACCTTCTTTGGTTGGGCACGATATATACCATACCAATTGTCAACAATTGACGATAGAATGGGAAGTGAAATTTCGCATTTGTGTATGAAACAGCTGACAGCCCGAGGACTCCAACAGAACCGGCCAGTGCGGAGGGGAAGGCCGACGGGGGTGGGGCATGGATGTCGGGCTGATCCTAGGGGCACACTTGCTAACGAAGACGGACCAGGAAGGCAGCAAAAATGCGACAAAGCCGTCGTGTATCAATGTGGACGTCCCTCGAGCGCGGAGACGTCGTCACTCTCAGCCTGAAGGGCGTTGAGTGCCACAAGGGCTCCGTTGACGATCGAACTGATGACGGTCGTACGATCTGGGTTATCGACAGAATTGGTGACCGGCGGCTGTTCCACATAGAGGACGACTACGAGTTGCTGATTTCCGGCGATGACTCCTCTTACTAAGACGGCTATGGGGGCGCCGGGCTACAAGAGCTATTTCGGGACGTCGAACGAGGATGCGCAATGCTCAGCCTGATCGTGCTCATCACAGCAGCGCTCGTGACCAGCTTTGGCGCAGCCTCGCTCTTACCCTGGTCAGCTACAGGAGCAAGTCCTAAGAAAAGGTTCAAAGATATGTCGCTGTTGCACATTGGCACCGGAGTACTTGCCCTGGGTTCGGTCCTCCTTGCTGTTCACATTCAACAAGGGGCGTTCCAGTGACTGCTCCGTCGCCAAAGGGGCCCGAGATGGTGTTCCATGACCCTCTCTCTAACGCAGCCCAGCAGCATACAGGCGGCTCCGACGTCCCCATCATGTATCGACGTGGCACACACGGACAAAGCCGATTCGAATCTAAACGCTCAAGGAGGAGAAGTTCTGCTACCAGAGCGGATGCGGTAAAAGCTGTTTCGCGGGACCTGGAACTCCTTGCTCGAAGCAAAGGAAACGCGCCGGGCTAGTGTACGCGCGACCGTGAGCGACGGAAGAGCACTGCATGAGGCATGGAAGACCCCTGTGCGGAGATAAGCTTCAGAGGAGCTTCGCTCCACCCCGGAGGGCTACCTCATGTCAGCGGGCATTAGTCTGATCGCGGGTCCGGGTCCAATAGCTGGGCAAGATGGAGCGTTGCCCTGGCGCCGTCGAGCTGCCTGACCTGCATCGCGCAGGAGAAGCCGTCCGCGAGAACGGGGGTGCCGCCGTCGGTACCCCGCATCGCGGGTGCCAGTGCGTTGTCGGCGACTTTCATGCCACCGAACACGGAATATTCATGGCAGTGGGTCTGGAGCACAACCTCGGACGGCACCGGGACCGCGGGGATGGCTTCCATCCTGTGGCCGCGAGTTCCCCCACATGGGCGGCAAAGCTGCGCACCCGTGCCGCCACCCGCCGGGCCTGCTCGGCGGGAACAAGTTCCGTAAGGTCCTTGCGCAGGGCCGCGGCGCAGCTGGGCTCGATGACGACAATCGGCCGGTCCGTTCCGTCGTCGAGTAGTTGAGCCGCACGTTGAAGCCCTTCTCTGGAAGGAGGTTCGCCAGATGGTAGCCCGAGACCTGCCGCTGGATACGGCCCAGCTCAGTGCGGAACTCGGCCAGATGCCCGTGCGCCAGGTCCCTGAGGGCGGCATTGAGTGATTCTGCCCGCACCGCCGACGGACGGTCTTCGGGATCGGTGGCGCACAGACCGGTGGAAGTGGCTGTGAGGCGGGCGCCGTCGGAGGTGACGACGTCCAGTTCCGCTACGTGGTCCGACATCCGGCCATAGCGCACTGAATGGTTGCCACAGGCGTCGTTGGCCACGGAACCGCCCACTGTGGCCCTGTTCTTCGATGAAGGGTCCGGGGCGAAGGTCAGACGCCGGCCGGTAGCCTGCTCCACTTTGCCGGACAGTACGGACAGGATGACGCCAGGCTCGACGTCGGCCACCCCCGATTGCTCATCGATTGCAAGGACGCGGGCCATGTGGCGGGAAAAGTCGATGACCAGGCCCGGGCCGATAGCGTTACCCGCCATCGACGTCCGCCGCCTCGCGGGACAACGGGCGTGCCGGTCTCGCGGCAGGCCTCCACGGCGGCGACGACGTCGGCGACGCTACGGGGGTACAGCACCGCCACCGGAGACACTCGGTAATTGGAGGCGAAGAAGGAATATTCGGCCAGCTGGCGAGGAGAAGTCTCTACGGGATGCCTGCTTCTTTAAGGCGTCGCACCAGGCCCGATGCATCTGCGGACGGCGGGGATGCTGCAGGCAGACGTGTTGGGAGGCCGGGTTTCCCGGCTGATTGCTACTCCACAGCCGAGGCGGTGCTTCCGGTCATGTCGAGGCTCCTGTCGCCGTTTGATGATCATCCTGGTGCTTCAGGCTGCCGAGGTGGCGGATCCAGCTACCGGGGGGCGAGCCGAGGCCTGCCCAGGTGGGTGCTCTTGCCCTGGCCATACCGGAGCAGGGTTGCCGCTGACTCAACGGAATCCCGGTCGCGAAGTCCTAAAAACGCCACTTGGAGCCTATGGTGAGGGATCAAATGTGCCTCTTCGCGCATGATTTGGACAAGGCGGGCGTCTGGAATCGAGGGGCGGGCAAGAGTAGCGTCGGAGGAACATCGCGGTGCCGGCACCAGCATGACGTTGGGGGGCCAGGCGCGCTGGACTTTGGTTTCTTGGAGGGACCGCGGTATGGCTGGTTGGAACGCTGACACTGCTGCCGGACCTGTCGGGGCCGGAACGATCACGTTGGTGGAAGGCACGTCCTTCTGCATTTCTCTGCCCAATGGGGACATCCATCCCGAATATCCGCATGGAGTCTTCTTCCAGGACACGCGCATCCTGTCCCGCTGGAGCCTGACGGTCAACGGCCAATCGCTGGAGCCGCTGGCCGCGGAAACGAAGGAACCGTACCGGGCTCTGTTTGCAGGGCGCGTTACCCGGTCGGACGGCTATGCCGACAGCCCCCTGATCGTGGAACGGCTGCGGGAAGTGGGCGCCGGCATACAGGAGCAGGTCACGGTCCGCAATTACTCTTTGGAACCGGTTGAATGCGTGATCTCGGTCCGGCCCGAAGCGGATTTCGCGGACCTCTTCGAGGTTAAGGAGGCACGGATCCAGCGGCGTTGGGAAGAAACGCGCGAAGTGGACGGTGATTCGCTGACCATCCAGGGCCTCTGGCAGGATGTCCGGAAGGGCATCATTGTTCAGGCGCCTGGAGCCGATGTCCTGCAGGACGCTCTCAGCTACAGGGTGTCTGTCGGGGCCCACAGCCAGTGGAGCACCATCCTGACCGCCGTGCCCAGCACCGAGGCGGCAAGTCCTCCTCCGCCGTCATTCCTCCGCTCAGAAGGGGAGGCCGTCTCTCCGCGTGACCGGCGGCGTCAGGAGTGGGTGGCGAAGATTCCCAAACTGCATATGGGCAACCACTCCATCGAACGGACCCTGCGCCGCAGCTACGACGATCTCGGCGCGCTGCGCATCGAAGATCCCAACCACCCGGAGCGGATCGTGGTGGCCGCAGGCGCCCCTTGGTTCATGACCCTGTTCGGCCGCGACTCACTGTGGGCCTCGGAAATGGCCGTCGCGGTTGACCCCTCCCTGGCCCTTGGAACGCTACAGACACTGGCTGACCGCCAGGGAAGCCTAGTGGACCCGGTCACGGAGGAGGAGCCGGGAAAAATCCTGCACGAAGTCAGGCTGGATGTTTCCAGCGGACTCGCGCTGGGCGGAAAGAACATCTACTACGGCAGCGTCGACGCCACTCCGCTTTTCGTGACGATACTGGGAACGGTGAGCCGCTGGGGTTTCGCGAAGGACACCATCGCCGCCCTGCTGCCCCACGCGGACAGGGCACTGGACTGGATCCGGAACCACGGCGACAAGGACAAGGACGGGTTCGTCGAGTACCAGCGCCTCAACCCCCGCGGGCTCCTTAACCAGGGTTGGAAAGACTCCTGGGACGGAATCAACTTCGCGGACGGCACGTTGGCCGAGGGACCCATCGCCTTGTGTGAAGTGCAAGCCTACGTCTACGACGCATACATGGCGAGGGCCTGGATAGCCTACGACGCCGGGGACCGGCCCCTTGCGTCCCAACTCGCCGACGAGGCCGCACAGCTAAAGAAACGGTTCAACGAACAGTTCTGGATCCCCGAACGCGGCTATTATGCCATTGCCCTGGACGGCAAGAAGCGGCAAGTCGACGCGTGCGCCTCCAACATGGGCCACTGCCTGTGGGTCGGCCTCGTAGATGACGACAAAGCGCCGATGGTTGCCGAACGGCTGATGTCCCCGGAAATGTTCAGCGGCTGGGGCGTCCGGACCCTCGCCAGCGACATGGGCGCCTACAACCCGGCAAGCTACCACAACGGCTCAGTCTGGCCGCACGACAACGCGGTCATAGTTGCCGGTCTGGTGCGCTACGGCTTCGTGGAACAGGCACAAAGGATCTCCACCGCCCTGCTTGAAGCAGCAGACTACTCAGACGGCCGACTGCCAGAACTGTTTTGCGGCTTCAGCCGGGAACAATTCACCG harbors:
- a CDS encoding GntR family transcriptional regulator yields the protein MAGKEGLFVLEGRPTAQLIADRLRELIVQGAFRQGQQINESAVASQLRTSRGPLREALQRLSQEGILVSHRNRGVFVLELSSDDIKEIYAVREAVELAAANTLMDAGQEKINETCDVLKGIIKDMAKQVAVSDWPAIARLDMEFHTSFVAGTGNSRLTRIYQTLAAESRMCILNLEVSYPRVDALVQEHQVLLDLLEAGDRKGLQHAIKQHLRQAVEDLTATMASDGQTPSKR
- a CDS encoding cupin domain-containing protein, whose product is MSDATTENPGEHKSKETSVTPGQTEVSLRLWARDGLKTGIWEVTPGEFKSTRPGYDEICQILSGTATITEPDGSSFDVGPGSLFVTPAGWEGTWTIHETLRKMWVVADLPA
- a CDS encoding glycogen debranching N-terminal domain-containing protein, with the translated sequence MAGWNADTAAGPVGAGTITLVEGTSFCISLPNGDIHPEYPHGVFFQDTRILSRWSLTVNGQSLEPLAAETKEPYRALFAGRVTRSDGYADSPLIVERLREVGAGIQEQVTVRNYSLEPVECVISVRPEADFADLFEVKEARIQRRWEETREVDGDSLTIQGLWQDVRKGIIVQAPGADVLQDALSYRVSVGAHSQWSTILTAVPSTEAASPPPPSFLRSEGEAVSPRDRRRQEWVAKIPKLHMGNHSIERTLRRSYDDLGALRIEDPNHPERIVVAAGAPWFMTLFGRDSLWASEMAVAVDPSLALGTLQTLADRQGSLVDPVTEEEPGKILHEVRLDVSSGLALGGKNIYYGSVDATPLFVTILGTVSRWGFAKDTIAALLPHADRALDWIRNHGDKDKDGFVEYQRLNPRGLLNQGWKDSWDGINFADGTLAEGPIALCEVQAYVYDAYMARAWIAYDAGDRPLASQLADEAAQLKKRFNEQFWIPERGYYAIALDGKKRQVDACASNMGHCLWVGLVDDDKAPMVAERLMSPEMFSGWGVRTLASDMGAYNPASYHNGSVWPHDNAVIVAGLVRYGFVEQAQRISTALLEAADYSDGRLPELFCGFSREQFTEPVPYPTACSPQAWAATTPIQLVTSLMRYDTHVSRGGFWMDPVLPESYGDLHITNAPIAGGRITIDIAGSVPLVQGLPDGMVFHQGHRPYLAELIEQAGLGPKAHRDVGTTQNEK